TCCTCGGCCTTGTTGAGCATCACCGCACACTCGATGAGCTCGTCGCGGTCCAAGGCGATGACGCGTCCTGTTACGGTCTGGCCGAGTTGGTGGCCCGCCCGGCCAACGCGCTGGAGGAGCGAAGCAACGGATTTCGGCGAGCCGATCTGGACCACCAGATCGATGTGGGGCATATCGATCCCGAGTTCGAGACTGGTCGAAGTGGTCACCACGTCCAACTCGCCGGCCTTCAATCCCTCTTCGATTGCTTTGCGCCGATCTTTCGAGAGACTCCCATGGTGACAGCCGGAGTTAGCCTCACCATACTCGTCTGGAAACCGTTCTCGGAGCGTCTTCAGCACGCGTTCTGCACCCGACCGCGTGTTGGTAAAGACGAGCGTGTTGGTGTGGTCGTCGACGAGTTCGTGGAGGCGGTCATAAAACCGATTCTGGATCGTCTCTCTGGGGGTGTTGATCAGGTCGTCGGTCGGACATTCGAGTTCCATATCGAACTCCCGGACGAACCGACTGTCGACCAGTTCGTACTCCCGCGGTGGGCCACCCGGCTCTTTGCGACCAACGAGGAACTCCGCAACCGTCGACAGCGGTTCGACGGTGGCCGAACAGCCGATCCGGGTCGGTGAACTCTCGGCCATCTTTTCGAGCCGTTCCAACGAGACCGAGAGATGTGTCCCGCGTTTGTTTTCGGCCAGACTGTGGATTTCGTCGACGATCACGTACTCGACGTTTTCGAGTTTCTTCTTGAATTTCGGGGAGTTCAGCAAGATTGCCAGCGTTTCGGGGGTCGTGTTGAGGATGTGTGGCGTCTCGTGTAACATCTGCTGGCGGGCCGCGCTATCGGTGTCACCATGGCGAATCGCGTGTCGGAGCTCGGTGTCGACGCCTGCCTCGGCCAGCCGGTCCGAGATCCCGTCCAACGGAACAGTCAGATTCCGGTGGATGTCGTTGGCCAGCGACTTCAGTGGCGAAATATAGAGACAGTACACCGAGTTGTCGAGGCCATCTTCTTCGGCTTGATCCCGGCGAAACAGTTCATTAATGATCGCCGCAAACGACGCCAGCGTCTTGCCGGAGCCGGTCGGCGCACAGATCAGAGCGTTTTCCTCGTCGTGGATGTGTGGAACCGCGCCGCGTTGTGGTGGGGTAAAGAAGCCGCCGTTGTCGCCGACGAACGCGCCGAACTCCTCGACCCACCACTCGCGTACTGCCGGCTCGAACAGGTCCAGCACGTCCTCGTCGGCGATGTCGACTGTCTCCGGATCGAACTCGTAGTCGGCGTCGGCTGCTGCCGTACGGAGAAGGTCGCGACCGGAGGTGGCCATCTTGCCAGAGAGTGGCGCTCGCCGCCTAAGTCGGTTGTGTTGGCTGTCCCCCCACGATCCGAACCCCTTTGCAGGACGGCGATGTTCGGATGAGTATGCAGGTTACGTTTCTCGGAACGGGAAGCGCACTGCCGACTGGGAGCCGGATGCAGACCGGGGTCCTGCTGTCGGCTGGTAGGCAGTCCCTACTAGTGGACTGTGGAAGCGGTATTCTCCACCGGCTGGCGAACACCGAGACCGGCTATGAAGGCGTCAGTAGCGTGCTGCTCACTCACCACCATCTCGACCACGTCGCCGATCTGTTGCCGCTGTTGAAAGCCCGGTGGCTCGCCGGCGAAGAACACCTCGAAATCGTCGGCCCGCAGGGAACCAAGGAGTTGGTCGACGGACTGCTATCGCTCCATGACTATCTGGATGGTCGAATCGATCTCCAGATGCGGGAAGTGACTGCCGGCCACTCCTTCGAGATTGCGGGATTCAGCGTTGAAGGGTACGAAACCAGACACTCGATGGACGGGTTGGCCTATCGATTTGCCGAGGCCGACGACGAGCAGCCACTGTTCGCGTTCAGCAGCGACACGGAGGCGTTCACCGGATTAGGGCGGTTCGCCAGTGGTTGTCGGGTTCTGGCCCACGATTGTTCGTTCCCCGACGGGGTCGACGTGTCGGGCCACCCGACTCCCACACAGTTGGGTGACGCACTGGCTGACTGCGAGGTCGACCGCCTCTACCTAACGCATCTCTACCCCCACACCGAGGGAAAACACGACGAAATGCGCCAGGCAATCGCCTGCGGTGGGTTCGACGGCGAGATCCGGTTCGCCCGCGACGGGCTGCGTGTCGACCTCTAAACTCGGTAGGAAGATCATATATCAGCGATACTGTGTTAGTCTCGGGCAGAGATATGGGGACGAGCGGGGAGCCGACAGTTAGCTTCATCATACCGGCACGGAACGAGACGTCGTATCTGCCGGCTACCCTTGAGAGTCTGGCACGGCTGAAGACCACTGTCGAGTACGAGCAGATCGTTGTCGACGGAAAAAGCGACGACGGGACACCGGAGATTGCCCGCGAGTACGACACTCGTCTGATTGCGGGAACGGGAACTGGACAGGGTGACGACCGGCATCTGGGTGTGGAGGCGGCGTCGGGTCGCTGGCTGGCGTTTATCGATGCCGACACCTGTGTTCGGTAGTATCTGGAGACGATGCTGTCGTTCGTCGACGACCACGGACTCAAAGGCGCGGGGTCTCGGTGCCGTGTCAGCGGTGGCTGGCGAACCGTCCCGATTGAGTGGCTGTTTAATCACGTCCTACCGTAGTTGTCTCCGCCGCCGTTTCCGGGGTTCAACGTATTTGTCGACCGTGCGGCCTACTTCGAAACCGGCGGGTTTCGGAGCAGTCCGAACGAAGATATGACCTTCAGCCGCAAGTTCGGCACCCGGTATCCGACCGGTTGTGTTGGTCGAAACGTCGGGTCGACGCTGTATATCGAGGACGATGGCGTCGGTATCCCCGAAGACGAACGCAACGTCGACGAAACTGTGACGTGCTCACCACGCAGAAGCCCAGGGTTACATCTCGAATAGTCCGTACCATATGACTACGTAGATATGAATATGATTTTATGACGACATCAAAAACAGTCTTTTCTACCGCGCCCGAGTGCACCAATCATTTTACTGCCACTATTTTTATTTATTTACTGACACTAATGAAAAATCCGAGAGATAAATGTTTGTATATAATATAACAAATATTTACTCAGTTCTGAATGAAAGATTTTTAGGCAGTGAAAATATATAATTGAAAAACATTATTAAATACATATTATTTACATTGGTTTTTATCCAGTGATTATTAATGTGGGTTTTCACCACTCACGGATGCAGTAATTTACCGTGCCGACAGCAGACTCTGTCGGATCCAACGGTGACATACCATGACAGGAAACCAACCGAAGATCTCGCGTCGTACTGCGCTGAAAACAACGGGCGTTGCTGTTGCAACCGGGTTGGCAGGCTGCACCGGAAACGGCAGCGAGGGCGCTTCGAACCAGTTGGAACTGTTGCACGCGTGGTCCTCCGGCGACGGAAACGCGGCCATTGCCGCACTCATCGAGGGGTTCCAGGAGGAACACCCCGACATCGAATTCGCAGAAGAGCCGGTCAACGGCGCGGCCCGCGGCAACCTCGATCAGGTCATGCAAAACCGGTTGCAGGCCAACGACCCACCCAGTACGTTCCAGACGTGGCCGGGCAAAACCCTCGGGAAGTTCGGGGGCGCGTACGAAGACATCGAGGGCGACGTGTGGAACGACGACCTCAAGGAGAACTACCTTTCGGGTCCACAGGCACAAGCCCAGTACGACGGCAGCTACGTCACCGTCCCGCTGAACATCCACCGAATCAACAACCTGTTTTACAACACGGCTGTCCTCGACGAGGCCGGCGTCGACCCCGAGAGCCTCTCGTCGCCGAGCGACGTGGTCGACGCCTGCGCGACGATTGACGAGAACACCGACGCCGTCCCCTTCGCCCACCAGACCAGCGGGGCGTGGTCGACAACCCAACTGTGGGAGACGATCCTGCTGGCACAGGCCGGGATCGAAGGCTACGAGGCGTTTATCAACGGGAACGGCGACAGCGGGCAGGTCCAAGACGCACTGCAGTCGGTCGTCGACCTCAGCGAGTACTACCCGAGTGACTCCTCGTCGATCTCACTCACGGAGGCCAACACGATGGTCATGGAAGGCGACGCCGCGTTCATCCATCAGGGAGACTGGGCGGCAGGTGCCTACGGTGGCAACGACGAGTTCAATTACGGCGAGGACTGGGGCCACGTTACCTACCCCGGAAGCGAGGGGAGCTACCTGCTAAACATGGACTCGTTCCCGTACCTCGCCAACAATCCCTCACCGGAGGCGACCAAACAGTTCCTCAGCTACTGCGGCACTGCCGAGGCACAGGTGTTGTTCAACGCCGAAAAGGGGTCGATCCCGCCGCGGAGCGACGCCGACGTGTCCAGTCTCAACCAGTTCCAGCAGGACCAGTTCGAGGACTTCAACGCCGCCGACAGCCAGCCGCCGTCGGTCGAGCACGGACTGGCCGTCTCGCCGGGGGTCAAAACCAACATCAGCAGCGCCTTCAGCGGCTTCCTCGAAAGCGCCGATCCGGCCTCGACGGCCGACGACCTCATCGGATCGTTCAACTAGTTGCCCTCTCTCACCATGCGTAATTTATTGACGCGGCTGAAACGCCGGTGGTCGGATACCGACAGGGCTCGCACCGATGGCGGCGTCGATTCGACCGCTTCCTTTTGGGAGCGGGACGTTGTCAGATCCGCGCCGTTCTGGCTGCCGCCGTTCCTCTTGATCGGGCTGTTCGTCTACGGAGCAGTCCTGTGGAACATCGTCCTCTCGTTGACGAGCTTTACGGGGTTGGGCAGTCCCGACTACGGCAGTCTCAGTCTCGAAAACTACGTTATCGCGTTTCAGGGCGGGGTTCCCTCGTGGTCGGAGCTGACTGTCTCACCGATCTGGAACTCCGCGTGGAACACGGTCGTTCTGATGGTCACCTTCTCGGTTGTCTGTCTCGCCTTGGGACTCATCTTGGCCATCTTGGTCGACCAGCAGATCCGCTTCGAGAACACCTTTCGGACGATCTACCTGCTGCCGATGAGCCTCTCGTTCGTCGTGACGGCGAAGTTCTGGCTGTATATGTACAATCCACAGACGGGGCTCATCAATATCGCGGTCCAGTCGCTTGGGTTCCAACCGGTCGAAATCGTTCAGAACCCGGACCTGAAGCTGGCGGCGGTCGCCTTTGCGCTGATCTGGCAGTTTAGCGGCTATGCGATGATCGTCTATCTGGCTGGCCTGCGGGCGATTCCGACGGGCCATTTCGAGGCTGCCCGCGTCGACGGAGCCTCGACGATCCGGATGTACTGGCGCGTGATCATCCCACAGCTTCGGACTGCCACAGTGAGCGCACTCGTCGTGCTGACGGTGTTCTCGCTGAAGGCCTTCGACTTCCTGTTTTCGATGTACGGAGGCTACCAGCCCGGTCCCTCGGCGGACATCTTGGCTACCCGAATGGTTCGGGAGGCCTACGCCAACGGGAACTGGGCCTACGGGTCGACGATAGCGGTAATTCTGTTCGTGATGGCACTGATGATCGTCACGCCGTACATCTACTCGCAGTACAAGCGAGGTGAGCTATGAGCCACGAGACAGCCACACCCGACGACACCACGACACGATCACTGCTCGGCTACCCGCTCCGCCGAATCGGACTGTATCTGGTCCTCGGGGCGATGGCCGCCTTCTACCTCATCCCGATCGAAACGGGGCTGATGACCGCCATCACGAGCCCCGAAACCTACACCGGGACCCATCCGTACTTGCCGCCGCTGGAGCCACTGATTCCGGGGACCGGCGAGTTCTCGCTGCAGCCGTGGGGGACCGCCTTCGAGGGGCTCCAGTCGGGGCTCGTCAACAGCCTGATCATGGTGATCCCGGCGACAATCCTCTCGGGACTGCTCGGCAGCATGGCCGCCTACGGGCTGACGACGATCAGCTGGCGGGGACAGATCGGGATCTACATCCTCTTTGTCGCGGGAATCTTCATCCCATACCAAGCCGTCTTGGTGCCGCTGACGCAGTTCTGGTACAACGTTGTCCCGCTACGGACGCTGTTCGAGCCGATTGCGCTCACCCTGCCGTTCGTCCAAGAGTACCACTGGAAACTCGTCGCGCTGACGATCACCCACGTGGCCTACGGGCTACCGATCTGTACGCTGCTGTTCCGGGCCCACTACAAGAAGCTCTCCGACGAGATGATCGAGGCCGCCCGGCTCGATGGCGCATCGATCTACCGGATCTACCGGCGGATCATCCTGCCGCTGTCGATCCCGATGTTCGCGGTCGTCTTCATCTACCAGTTCACCCAGCTCTGGAACGACCTGCTGTTCGCGCTCACCATCGTCCAGTTCGGTGACGCCGCAGTCGTCACCCAGGAACTGGTCGGCATCGGCGTCTCACAGTCCGGCACCAACTTCCCGCTTCGGATGGCGGCTGCACTGCTCGCGGCGCTCCCGACACTCCTCGTGTACATCGTCTTCGGCGACAAGTTCGCCAAGGGAGTCGCTGCGTAATGACACCCAGATCACCACCTCACAAGTTATGGCAGAACTAACACTCGACGGCGTCACGAAAGTATTCACAGAAGACGACGGCAACGAGATCGTCGCGGTCGACGAGGTCTCGGTCGACATCCAAGACGGCGAGTTCCTTGTCCTCGTTGGCCCATCGGGCTGTGGGAAATCAACAACCCTGCGGATGGTCGCTGGGCTCGAATCCATCACGTCCGGTGAGATCCGTCTCGCCGGAAACCGAATCAACGACAAACCACCTGCCGAGCGGGATATCGCGATGGTGTTCCAGTCCTATGCGCTGTACCCTCACATGACGGTGGCCGAAAACATGAGCTTCGGGCTCGAAGAGTCGACCGAGATGGCCGACGACGAGATCAGTCGGATCGTCGACGAAACCACCGAAATGATGGGAATCAGTGACCTCCGAGAACGGAAACCCGCTGATCTCTCCGGCGGCCAACAACAGCGTGTCGCACTCGGCCGAGCCATCGTCCGCGATCCCGAGGCATTCTTGATGGATGAACCGCTCAGCAACCTCGATGCCAAACTCCGGGCAACGATGCGGACCGAACTCCAACGCTTGCAGGAGGAACTCGGCGTGACGACGATCTACGTCACCCACGACCAGACCGAAGCGATGACGATGGGTGACCGAATCGCCATCCTCGACGGGGGTGTGCTCCAGCAGGTCGGCACGCCACTGGAGTGTTATCACACACCGAACAACGAGTTCGTCGCCGGCTTCATTGGCGATCCGTCGATGAATTTCTTCGAGATGGACGTCGACCGGAACCAACTTCTCGGAGATCTATTC
This sequence is a window from Halohasta litchfieldiae. Protein-coding genes within it:
- a CDS encoding MBL fold metallo-hydrolase, which gives rise to MQVTFLGTGSALPTGSRMQTGVLLSAGRQSLLVDCGSGILHRLANTETGYEGVSSVLLTHHHLDHVADLLPLLKARWLAGEEHLEIVGPQGTKELVDGLLSLHDYLDGRIDLQMREVTAGHSFEIAGFSVEGYETRHSMDGLAYRFAEADDEQPLFAFSSDTEAFTGLGRFASGCRVLAHDCSFPDGVDVSGHPTPTQLGDALADCEVDRLYLTHLYPHTEGKHDEMRQAIACGGFDGEIRFARDGLRVDL
- a CDS encoding glycosyltransferase family 2 protein, with product MGTSGEPTVSFIIPARNETSYLPATLESLARLKTTVEYEQIVVDGKSDDGTPEIAREYDTRLIAGTGTGQGDDRHLGVEAASGRWLAFIDADTCVR
- a CDS encoding ABC transporter substrate-binding protein, producing the protein MTGNQPKISRRTALKTTGVAVATGLAGCTGNGSEGASNQLELLHAWSSGDGNAAIAALIEGFQEEHPDIEFAEEPVNGAARGNLDQVMQNRLQANDPPSTFQTWPGKTLGKFGGAYEDIEGDVWNDDLKENYLSGPQAQAQYDGSYVTVPLNIHRINNLFYNTAVLDEAGVDPESLSSPSDVVDACATIDENTDAVPFAHQTSGAWSTTQLWETILLAQAGIEGYEAFINGNGDSGQVQDALQSVVDLSEYYPSDSSSISLTEANTMVMEGDAAFIHQGDWAAGAYGGNDEFNYGEDWGHVTYPGSEGSYLLNMDSFPYLANNPSPEATKQFLSYCGTAEAQVLFNAEKGSIPPRSDADVSSLNQFQQDQFEDFNAADSQPPSVEHGLAVSPGVKTNISSAFSGFLESADPASTADDLIGSFN
- a CDS encoding carbohydrate ABC transporter permease yields the protein MRNLLTRLKRRWSDTDRARTDGGVDSTASFWERDVVRSAPFWLPPFLLIGLFVYGAVLWNIVLSLTSFTGLGSPDYGSLSLENYVIAFQGGVPSWSELTVSPIWNSAWNTVVLMVTFSVVCLALGLILAILVDQQIRFENTFRTIYLLPMSLSFVVTAKFWLYMYNPQTGLINIAVQSLGFQPVEIVQNPDLKLAAVAFALIWQFSGYAMIVYLAGLRAIPTGHFEAARVDGASTIRMYWRVIIPQLRTATVSALVVLTVFSLKAFDFLFSMYGGYQPGPSADILATRMVREAYANGNWAYGSTIAVILFVMALMIVTPYIYSQYKRGEL
- a CDS encoding carbohydrate ABC transporter permease; the protein is MSHETATPDDTTTRSLLGYPLRRIGLYLVLGAMAAFYLIPIETGLMTAITSPETYTGTHPYLPPLEPLIPGTGEFSLQPWGTAFEGLQSGLVNSLIMVIPATILSGLLGSMAAYGLTTISWRGQIGIYILFVAGIFIPYQAVLVPLTQFWYNVVPLRTLFEPIALTLPFVQEYHWKLVALTITHVAYGLPICTLLFRAHYKKLSDEMIEAARLDGASIYRIYRRIILPLSIPMFAVVFIYQFTQLWNDLLFALTIVQFGDAAVVTQELVGIGVSQSGTNFPLRMAAALLAALPTLLVYIVFGDKFAKGVAA
- a CDS encoding ABC transporter ATP-binding protein produces the protein MAELTLDGVTKVFTEDDGNEIVAVDEVSVDIQDGEFLVLVGPSGCGKSTTLRMVAGLESITSGEIRLAGNRINDKPPAERDIAMVFQSYALYPHMTVAENMSFGLEESTEMADDEISRIVDETTEMMGISDLRERKPADLSGGQQQRVALGRAIVRDPEAFLMDEPLSNLDAKLRATMRTELQRLQEELGVTTIYVTHDQTEAMTMGDRIAILDGGVLQQVGTPLECYHTPNNEFVAGFIGDPSMNFFEMDVDRNQLLGDLFEYPLTPAQQESVDEAREVTFGIRPEDIDIEVDGTVDSEFEFEVTVDVVEPRGDENTIHLTFDRDVDDPETFTATVSGLRQLQAGDAVVATFPPEAIHLFDVDSGAALHNRSLDVPEATEQLV